In Pseudophryne corroboree isolate aPseCor3 chromosome 3, aPseCor3.hap2, whole genome shotgun sequence, a genomic segment contains:
- the LOC135057621 gene encoding keratin-associated protein 5-1-like, whose product MSGVKGGQKSQCKDPCQKQNVCQDPCQVQPVCKDPCQKQNICQDPCQVQPVCQDPCQKQSICQDPCKVQPVCQDPCQKQNICQDPCKTVQQCQSSGGYQKDPCDPCAPAPCQGQGKRY is encoded by the exons ATGTCTGGAGTTAAAGGAGGACAGAAGTCCCAGTGCAAGGACCCCTGCCAGAAGCAAAATGTCTGCCAAGACCCATGCCAGGTACAACCTGTGTGCAAGGACCCCTGCCAGAAGCAAAATATCTGCCAGGACCCATGTCAGGTGCAACCTGTGTGCCAGGATCCTTGCCAGAAGCAAAGTATCTGCCAGGACCCATGCAAGGTGCAACCTGTGTGCCAGGATCCTTGCCAGAAGCAAAATATCTGCCAAGACC CATGCAAGACTGTACAACAGTGTCAGAGCTCCGGAGGTTATCAGAAAG ATCCCTGTGACCCCTGTGCTCCCGCCCCTTGCCAAGGCCAGGGAAAACGTTACTGA